Proteins co-encoded in one Sulfurihydrogenibium sp. genomic window:
- the thiL gene encoding thiamine-phosphate kinase, with protein MERINHIGEFGLIERLNQILPIHDKDVLVGYGDDCACVNINGRLILFTVDIQVENSHFLKGKIKPEDLGWKLATSNVSDVVACGGLPRWALLSLALPKDLEYSFIEKVYLGIKEAQDYYGFYTIGGNCSSSNQIMIDMTMVGETEKFISRSTAKPNQKIYLSGNLGCSKAGLELILMDKQEYEDFEIALINKHYRPKARIDLVEKIKQASACIDISDGLTSDLSHISKKSNVKIIIEKEKLKIDENLKKFCLKYEKDPLDYILTSGEEYEVALISEKDLDLMEIGYTEEGFGVFLKEGDKVVELNKESFDHFK; from the coding sequence ATGGAAAGGATAAATCATATTGGCGAGTTTGGACTGATAGAGAGATTAAATCAGATACTGCCAATACATGATAAAGATGTGTTGGTTGGTTATGGTGATGATTGTGCATGTGTAAACATAAATGGTAGGCTGATTTTGTTTACCGTTGATATACAAGTTGAAAACTCACATTTTTTAAAAGGTAAAATCAAACCGGAGGATTTAGGTTGGAAGCTTGCAACGTCAAATGTTAGTGATGTGGTTGCTTGTGGTGGTTTGCCAAGATGGGCTTTATTATCCTTGGCACTGCCGAAGGATTTAGAATACAGCTTTATTGAAAAAGTTTATCTTGGAATCAAAGAAGCTCAGGATTATTACGGTTTTTATACAATCGGCGGCAATTGTTCATCTTCAAATCAAATCATGATAGATATGACAATGGTAGGAGAAACTGAAAAATTTATCTCAAGGTCTACGGCTAAACCAAATCAAAAAATTTATCTATCAGGCAACCTTGGATGCAGTAAAGCAGGCTTAGAACTTATTCTAATGGATAAACAAGAGTATGAAGACTTTGAAATTGCTTTAATCAACAAACATTACAGACCAAAAGCAAGAATAGACTTGGTAGAAAAAATCAAACAAGCTTCAGCATGTATAGACATTAGCGACGGCTTGACTTCGGATTTAAGTCATATCTCTAAAAAAAGTAATGTAAAAATTATCATTGAAAAAGAAAAATTAAAAATAGATGAAAACTTAAAAAAGTTTTGCTTAAAGTATGAAAAAGACCCATTAGATTACATCCTAACAAGTGGTGAGGAGTATGAAGTAGCTTTAATTTCTGAAAAAGATTTAGATTTAATGGAAATCGGCTATACAGAAGAAGGCTTTGGAGTGTTTCTAAAAGAAGGTGATAAAGTAGTAGAATTGAATAAAGAAAGTTTTGACCATTTTAAATAG
- a CDS encoding glycosyltransferase family 39 protein translates to MDTKKIDYNLILIGLFSFFLFSLNIGGVSIFSLDEAKNASCAREMLESKNFIVPTFNYELRTDKPPLHYYFMMLSYLIFGVSEFSARFFSSVFGSLTVMITYFFAKKIFSTKTAILSAIVLISSLHFVFQFHMAVPDPYLIFFINLAFFSFYLFYKFNEEKYLWTLYIALGFGVLAKGIVALVLPFFIIFAFLLSAEKSISAIKSLKIHKGLILTALISLPWYVLVSIETDFQWTKEFFLKHNISRFTDSMEGHGGIFLITILFILIGMLPFSIFTYQSVKETLKNRLNPDYLYLGLIVLIYTGFFSVSKTKLPNYTVPAYPAFAILLSLTLLKIRNYLSSLIFYLIFTASLPFVLYTTLKNDKNLYLLVNYSFYFLILVVGGLFTLIYFKDIKKVILSLFISSVAMSITLYTVILPEIDKYSSVRIILNYMEKDRPVGYYKRYNPAFSFYLKKKIVPLNSKQDVENFIKSGRVYVLTRDEYLEELKDIKDLKVIIQKKDLFENSVSVLISN, encoded by the coding sequence TTGGATACTAAAAAAATAGATTACAATCTCATATTGATAGGCTTATTTTCTTTTTTTCTATTTTCTTTAAACATCGGTGGAGTATCAATCTTTAGTCTTGATGAAGCAAAAAACGCATCCTGTGCAAGAGAGATGTTAGAATCTAAAAACTTCATCGTTCCAACATTCAACTACGAATTAAGAACGGACAAACCACCACTACATTACTATTTTATGATGCTTTCTTATCTTATCTTTGGAGTAAGTGAATTTTCAGCAAGATTTTTCTCATCAGTCTTTGGAAGCTTAACGGTAATGATTACGTACTTCTTTGCAAAAAAAATATTTAGCACAAAAACAGCCATTTTATCAGCCATTGTTCTGATTTCATCACTGCATTTTGTTTTTCAATTTCATATGGCAGTTCCAGACCCGTATTTGATATTTTTCATAAACTTAGCATTTTTTAGCTTTTATCTTTTTTATAAATTCAACGAAGAAAAATATCTTTGGACTTTATACATAGCCCTTGGCTTTGGAGTGTTAGCAAAAGGAATAGTTGCGTTAGTTTTACCATTTTTTATAATTTTTGCGTTTTTACTTTCAGCAGAAAAAAGCATATCAGCCATTAAAAGCTTGAAAATTCATAAAGGTTTAATTTTAACAGCTTTAATATCTCTTCCTTGGTATGTGTTAGTTAGCATAGAAACAGATTTTCAATGGACAAAAGAATTTTTCTTGAAGCACAACATTAGCAGATTTACAGACTCAATGGAAGGGCACGGGGGAATATTTCTGATTACAATCCTTTTTATTCTTATCGGAATGCTTCCATTTAGCATTTTTACTTACCAATCAGTCAAAGAGACTCTAAAAAATAGATTAAATCCAGACTATCTTTACTTAGGCTTGATAGTATTAATATACACAGGATTTTTTAGTGTTTCTAAAACAAAACTGCCAAACTATACAGTACCTGCATATCCAGCCTTTGCAATACTTCTATCTCTTACACTTTTAAAGATTAGAAACTATTTATCTTCTTTAATTTTTTATCTCATCTTTACAGCATCACTGCCTTTTGTTTTATACACAACATTAAAGAATGACAAAAATCTATATCTACTTGTAAATTATAGTTTTTACTTTCTTATTTTGGTAGTTGGCGGATTGTTTACTTTAATCTACTTTAAAGATATCAAAAAGGTCATTCTTTCTCTTTTTATTTCAAGCGTTGCAATGAGCATTACACTTTACACAGTTATTTTGCCGGAGATTGACAAATACTCATCAGTTAGAATTATACTAAATTACATGGAAAAAGACAGACCCGTAGGCTATTATAAACGATACAATCCAGCTTTTTCCTTTTACTTAAAGAAGAAGATAGTTCCTCTAAACTCTAAACAAGATGTTGAAAATTTTATTAAATCAGGCAGAGTTTACGTCCTAACAAGGGATGAGTATTTAGAAGAGTTAAAAGACATTAAAGACTTAAAAGTTATCATTCAAAAAAAAGATTTGTTTGAAAATTCAGTATCAGTTTTAATTTCAAATTGA